One Pantoea trifolii DNA segment encodes these proteins:
- the minD gene encoding septum site-determining protein MinD — MARIIVVTSGKGGVGKTTSSAAIATGLAQKGKKTVVIDFDIGLRNLDLIMGCERRVVYDFVNVIQGDATLNQALIRDKRTEQLYILPASQTRDKDALTREGVEKVLNDLAAMEFDFIVCDSPAGIETGALMALYFADEAIITTNPEVSSVRDSDRILGIISSKSRRAENSQDPVKEHLLLTRYNPGRVTRGDMLSMEDVLEILRIPLVGVIPEDQSVLRASNQGEPVILDANADAGKAYADTVDRLLGEERPFRFIEEEKKGFLKRLFGG; from the coding sequence ATGGCACGCATTATTGTAGTTACATCGGGTAAAGGGGGCGTTGGCAAGACCACGTCAAGCGCGGCCATCGCCACCGGCTTAGCGCAGAAAGGCAAAAAAACCGTCGTCATCGATTTCGATATCGGCCTGCGTAACCTCGATTTGATCATGGGCTGTGAACGTCGCGTGGTGTATGACTTTGTTAACGTCATTCAGGGCGATGCGACGCTGAACCAGGCGCTGATTCGCGACAAGCGCACAGAGCAACTCTACATTCTCCCAGCTTCTCAGACGCGTGATAAAGATGCGCTGACGCGTGAAGGCGTTGAGAAAGTGCTGAACGACCTGGCGGCGATGGAGTTCGACTTTATCGTCTGCGACTCACCAGCAGGTATCGAAACCGGCGCGCTGATGGCGTTGTACTTCGCCGATGAAGCCATTATCACCACCAACCCGGAAGTCTCTTCAGTACGTGACTCCGACCGTATTCTTGGCATCATCTCTTCGAAATCCCGTCGTGCAGAGAACAGCCAGGATCCGGTGAAAGAGCATCTGCTGCTGACCCGTTACAATCCTGGCCGCGTTACCCGTGGCGATATGCTGAGCATGGAAGATGTGCTGGAAATTCTGCGCATTCCACTGGTTGGCGTCATCCCGGAAGATCAATCTGTCCTGCGCGCCTCAAACCAGGGTGAGCCGGTGATCCTCGACGCAAACGCTGACGCCGGTAAAGCCTATGCTGATACCGTAGATCGCCTGCTTGGCGAAGAACGCCCCTTCCGCTTTATTGAAGAAGAGAAGAAGGGTTTCCTTAAACGCCTGTTCGGGGGATAA
- the minE gene encoding cell division topological specificity factor MinE, translating to MALLDFFLSRKKNTANIAKERLQIIVAERRRGDSEPHYLPQLKRDILEVICKYVKIDPDMVTVQLDQKGDDISILELNVTLPEPEDVPK from the coding sequence ATGGCATTACTTGATTTCTTTTTATCCCGTAAGAAGAACACAGCCAATATAGCCAAGGAAAGGCTGCAGATTATCGTAGCCGAACGCAGAAGGGGCGACAGTGAGCCCCACTATCTGCCGCAGCTGAAGCGCGATATTTTGGAAGTGATCTGTAAATACGTAAAAATTGACCCGGATATGGTGACCGTTCAGCTGGATCAGAAAGGGGATGATATCTCCATCCTCGAGCTCAACGTAACGCTGCCGGAGCCGGAAGACGTTCCTAAATGA
- the rnd gene encoding ribonuclease D, with the protein MNYTLIDQNDQLAAVCEKARQHAAVALDTEFVRTRTYYPQLGLIQLFDGDQLILIDPLNISDWTPFVALLQDKQVTKFLHAGGEDLEVFLHRFKCLPDPMIDTQILAAFSGQALSWGFASMVMHFNQIELDKSESRTDWLARPLTERQCEYAAADVAYLLPIAHQLVAQTEEAGNMAAALSECSLLCQRRLDMLQPEEAWRDITNAWQLRPRQLAALQRLAAWRLNIARQKDMAVNFVVREENLWKVARFMPGSLGELDHLGLNGHEIRFHGKAMVALVAEAQAQDEATLPAPLPNLIDHPHYKQAFKAIKALVQQVSEESGFSQELLASRRQINQVLSVHWGLKIASRTPELQTGWRGDLLKAGIDEILQAL; encoded by the coding sequence GTGAATTACACCCTGATCGACCAAAATGACCAACTGGCCGCCGTGTGCGAGAAGGCACGCCAGCACGCCGCCGTGGCGCTGGACACCGAATTCGTGCGTACCCGCACTTACTATCCGCAGCTTGGCCTGATTCAGCTGTTTGATGGCGACCAATTGATCCTGATCGATCCGCTTAATATCAGTGACTGGACGCCGTTTGTGGCGCTGCTGCAGGACAAGCAGGTCACCAAATTCCTGCACGCCGGTGGCGAAGATCTGGAAGTGTTCCTGCATCGTTTTAAATGCCTGCCCGATCCGATGATTGATACGCAAATTCTGGCGGCCTTTAGCGGCCAGGCGCTGTCGTGGGGCTTTGCCTCGATGGTGATGCATTTCAACCAGATCGAGCTGGATAAAAGTGAGTCGCGTACCGATTGGCTGGCGCGTCCGCTGACCGAGCGTCAATGTGAATATGCCGCCGCCGATGTCGCCTATCTGCTGCCGATTGCCCATCAGCTGGTGGCGCAAACCGAGGAAGCGGGCAACATGGCGGCAGCGTTAAGCGAATGCAGTTTGCTGTGCCAGCGTCGTCTGGATATGCTGCAGCCGGAAGAAGCCTGGCGCGATATCACCAATGCGTGGCAACTGCGTCCGCGTCAGCTGGCGGCGTTGCAGCGTCTGGCGGCATGGCGTTTAAACATCGCCCGACAAAAAGATATGGCGGTGAACTTCGTGGTACGCGAAGAGAATCTGTGGAAAGTGGCGCGCTTTATGCCAGGTAGCCTTGGTGAGCTGGATCATTTAGGTCTGAACGGCCATGAAATCCGCTTCCACGGTAAAGCGATGGTAGCGCTGGTGGCGGAAGCGCAGGCGCAGGATGAAGCGACTTTGCCAGCGCCGCTGCCCAATCTGATCGATCATCCGCATTACAAGCAGGCGTTCAAAGCCATTAAAGCGCTGGTGCAACAGGTGAGTGAAGAGAGTGGTTTCAGTCAGGAACTGCTGGCATCACGTCGCCAGATTAATCAGGTGCTGAGTGTACATTGGGGATTGAAAATCGCGTCGCGCACACCTGAATTACAGACAGGCTGGCGGGGCGATTTGTTGAAAGCGGGTATCGACGAGATTCTGCAGGCACTTTGA
- the fadD gene encoding long-chain-fatty-acid--CoA ligase FadD — protein MNKVWLKRYPADVPAEINADRYASLVDLFEHAAEQYADQVAFINMGQPMTYRQLEKQSRAFAAWLQQGLGLKQGDRVALMMPNLLQYPVALFGVLRAGMVVVNVNPLYTPRELKHQLVDSGASAIVIVSNFAHTLEKVVAETPIKHVMLTRMGDQLAPVKATLVNFVVKYVKKLVPKYHLPGAVPFRSALSQGEQMTYQRPTVTNDDLAFLQYTGGTTGVAKGAMLTHRNMQANLEQTKATYGKLLRPGKEQVVTALPLYHIFALTVNGLLFLDLGGTNLLITNPRDIPGFVKELSKFPFTAITGVNTLFNALLNDANFNKLDFSTLRLSAGGGMAVQKAVAERWEKLTGHYLLEGYGLTECSPLVSVNPYDITCHTGSIGLPVPSTDVRIVDDEDKDVAPGEPGELCIRGPQVMIGYWQRADATDEMLKNGWLHTGDIVTVDSEGFIRIVDRKKDMILVSGFNVYPNEIEDVLMQHEKVREAAAIGVPSDLSGEAVKVCIVKKDPSLTKEEVLDHCRRQLTGYKVPKIIEFRDELPKTNVGKILRRELRDEAKREGQ, from the coding sequence TTGAATAAGGTTTGGCTCAAACGCTATCCGGCAGATGTCCCTGCGGAAATTAATGCGGATCGATACGCTTCTCTGGTCGATCTTTTCGAGCACGCAGCAGAGCAATACGCCGATCAGGTGGCTTTCATTAATATGGGCCAACCGATGACCTACCGGCAGCTGGAAAAGCAGAGCCGCGCCTTTGCCGCCTGGCTGCAACAAGGTTTAGGTTTGAAGCAGGGCGATCGCGTGGCGCTGATGATGCCAAACCTGCTGCAATATCCCGTCGCGCTGTTTGGCGTATTGCGCGCTGGCATGGTGGTGGTTAACGTCAATCCGCTCTACACGCCGCGTGAACTCAAGCATCAGTTAGTTGATAGCGGTGCCAGCGCCATTGTCATCGTCTCGAACTTTGCCCACACGCTGGAAAAAGTGGTGGCCGAAACGCCGATCAAGCATGTGATGTTAACGCGTATGGGCGATCAGCTGGCGCCAGTGAAAGCCACGCTGGTAAACTTCGTCGTGAAATACGTGAAAAAGCTGGTGCCGAAATACCACCTGCCGGGCGCGGTGCCGTTCCGCAGCGCCTTGTCGCAGGGCGAACAGATGACCTATCAACGCCCAACCGTGACCAATGACGATCTCGCCTTCCTGCAATATACCGGCGGCACCACTGGCGTGGCCAAAGGCGCGATGCTGACGCACCGCAATATGCAGGCCAATCTGGAACAGACCAAAGCCACTTACGGCAAGCTGCTGCGTCCGGGCAAAGAGCAAGTGGTGACCGCGCTGCCGCTCTATCATATCTTTGCGCTGACGGTGAACGGGCTGCTGTTCCTTGACCTTGGCGGCACCAACCTGCTGATTACTAATCCGCGCGATATTCCCGGCTTTGTCAAAGAGCTCAGCAAGTTTCCGTTTACCGCCATCACCGGCGTGAACACCTTGTTCAATGCGCTGCTGAATGATGCCAACTTCAATAAACTCGATTTCTCCACGCTGCGCCTGTCAGCGGGCGGCGGCATGGCGGTGCAAAAAGCAGTCGCCGAGCGCTGGGAAAAACTCACCGGACACTATTTGCTGGAAGGTTACGGCCTGACTGAATGTTCGCCGCTGGTGTCAGTGAATCCGTATGACATTACCTGTCACACTGGCAGCATTGGTTTGCCAGTGCCGTCCACCGATGTGCGCATAGTTGATGATGAAGACAAGGATGTAGCGCCAGGCGAACCGGGCGAGTTGTGTATTCGCGGTCCGCAGGTGATGATTGGCTACTGGCAGCGCGCCGATGCGACCGATGAAATGCTGAAAAATGGCTGGCTGCATACCGGTGATATTGTTACCGTTGATAGCGAAGGCTTTATTCGCATCGTCGATCGTAAGAAAGACATGATTCTGGTGTCAGGCTTTAACGTGTATCCTAACGAGATCGAAGATGTGCTGATGCAGCACGAAAAAGTGCGTGAAGCTGCGGCGATTGGCGTTCCCAGCGATCTGTCGGGCGAAGCGGTTAAAGTGTGCATCGTGAAGAAAGATCCCTCACTGACCAAAGAAGAGGTGCTGGATCACTGCCGTCGCCAGCTCACCGGCTACAAAGTGCCGAAGATTATCGAGTTTCGTGACGAATTGCCGAAGACCAACGTGGGCAAAATTTTGCGTCGCGAATTGCGTGATGAGGCGAAGCGAGAAGGGCAGTAA
- a CDS encoding Slp family lipoprotein yields the protein MPISRKGMSGALLACAMLLSGCVSVPDSIKGSSELPQQDLLRVMNAPQLFVGQESRFGGKVVKVTNLNGLTRVEIATQPLDESARPRLGAASVGRIFADIRGFVDPVDLNNQYITVLGNIKGIEKGDIGKASYNFVVIDVRGYQRWHLTQQVMTPPQPIDPYIWYGPTRHRPGYWGPNPYWGMNLGQPAQVQTILTE from the coding sequence ATGCCAATAAGTCGTAAAGGGATGTCTGGCGCTCTGTTAGCCTGCGCAATGCTGCTCAGCGGCTGTGTTTCGGTGCCAGATTCAATTAAAGGAAGTTCTGAGCTTCCACAGCAAGATTTACTGCGCGTGATGAACGCGCCGCAACTGTTTGTCGGTCAGGAATCACGCTTCGGCGGGAAAGTGGTGAAGGTCACCAATCTCAACGGCTTAACGCGCGTGGAAATTGCGACCCAGCCGCTGGATGAGAGCGCGCGTCCGCGTTTGGGTGCCGCCTCGGTTGGCCGCATCTTTGCCGACATCCGCGGCTTTGTCGATCCGGTCGATTTGAACAACCAATACATCACGGTGCTGGGCAACATCAAAGGCATTGAGAAAGGGGATATTGGTAAGGCCAGCTACAATTTTGTGGTGATCGATGTGCGCGGTTATCAGCGCTGGCATCTGACGCAACAGGTGATGACGCCGCCGCAGCCGATTGATCCGTATATCTGGTATGGCCCAACGCGCCATCGTCCGGGATATTGGGGACCCAACCCGTATTGGGGAATGAATCTTGGCCAGCCGGCGCAGGTGCAAACTATCCTTACTGAATAA
- the tsaB gene encoding tRNA (adenosine(37)-N6)-threonylcarbamoyltransferase complex dimerization subunit type 1 TsaB, whose translation MSARILALDTATEACSAALQNLQQIDARFEIAPRDHTQRILPLVQELLQAQQLELTALDVLAFGRGPGSFTGVRIGIGIAQGLALGANLPMIGVSSLATMAQGAWRLTGATRVLAAIDARMGELYWAEYQRDENGEWLGAETEAVIKPEVAQERIAALSGEWTAVGTGWQAYPHLLTSPGAQLIASEVLLPAAEDMLPLALSAWQRDEAVAVENAEPVYLRNEVAWKKLPGR comes from the coding sequence ATGTCCGCCCGAATTTTAGCCCTGGACACGGCGACAGAAGCCTGTTCTGCCGCGCTGCAAAACCTGCAGCAGATTGATGCCCGCTTTGAAATCGCCCCGCGCGATCATACCCAACGTATTCTGCCGCTGGTGCAGGAGCTGTTGCAGGCGCAGCAGCTGGAGCTGACCGCGCTTGACGTGCTGGCGTTTGGCCGGGGTCCGGGCAGTTTTACCGGTGTGCGTATCGGCATTGGTATTGCTCAGGGGCTGGCACTTGGCGCGAATCTGCCGATGATCGGCGTCTCCTCATTAGCGACCATGGCGCAGGGCGCGTGGCGGTTGACCGGCGCGACGCGCGTGCTGGCGGCGATTGACGCGCGTATGGGCGAACTCTATTGGGCTGAATATCAGCGTGACGAAAACGGCGAATGGCTGGGTGCGGAAACCGAAGCGGTGATCAAACCCGAAGTAGCACAGGAACGTATTGCGGCATTAAGCGGCGAATGGACTGCCGTTGGCACCGGCTGGCAAGCCTATCCGCATCTGTTGACCTCGCCAGGCGCGCAGCTTATTGCTTCAGAGGTGTTATTACCTGCCGCCGAAGATATGCTGCCGCTGGCGCTCAGCGCCTGGCAACGTGACGAAGCAGTCGCGGTAGAGAATGCCGAGCCGGTTTATCTGCGCAATGAAGTGGCATGGAAAAAGTTGCCCGGCCGCTAA
- a CDS encoding ATP-dependent DNA helicase, producing the protein MADDFAADGALAQAIPGFKPREAQRQMAKAVTEAVKTGGELVVEAGTGTGKTYAYLAPALRAKKKVIVSTGSKALQDQLYNRDLPTIARALKFSGKTALLKGRSNYLCLERLEQQNQTGGDLSVQALGDLISVRGWSSETTDGDVSNCNGVAEDSPIWPFVTSTNDNCLGSDCPLYKDCFVVKARKKAMDADVVVVNHHLFLADLVVKEGGFGELIPEADVMIFDEAHQLPDIASQYFGQQLSSRQLQDLAKDIIIAYRTEVRDVQQLQKSADRLAQCAQDFRLTLGEPGFRGNLRDLLSDNNIMRMFTLLDDALELCYDVIKLSLGRSALLDAAFERAALYRTRLKRLRAIDEPGFSYWYECNSRHFTLALTPLSVAERFREVMDNRKAAWIFTSATLAVNEQMSHFSSRLGVDNATTMILDSPFDYTQQALLCVPRNMPEPNHPGGARQLARMMKPLIDANKGRCFFLCTSHKMMRELAIEFRASMTLPVLLQGETSKGQLLKQFLEAGNALLVATSSFWEGVDVRGDALSLVIIDKLPFTSPEDPLLKARMEDCRLRGGDPFNDVQLPDAVITLKQGVGRLIRDTEDRGVLVICDQRLVSRPYGGLFLNSLPPTPRTRDIARAIEFVRQPADH; encoded by the coding sequence GTGGCAGACGATTTTGCAGCTGATGGCGCACTGGCGCAGGCAATTCCGGGCTTTAAACCGCGTGAAGCACAGCGCCAAATGGCCAAAGCGGTAACCGAGGCGGTGAAAACAGGCGGCGAGCTGGTAGTAGAAGCGGGCACCGGAACCGGTAAAACCTATGCCTATCTGGCGCCGGCATTGCGGGCGAAGAAAAAAGTCATCGTCTCCACCGGATCCAAAGCGTTGCAGGATCAGCTCTATAACCGCGATCTGCCCACCATCGCGCGTGCCCTGAAGTTCAGCGGCAAAACCGCGCTGCTGAAAGGGCGCTCCAACTATTTATGCCTCGAACGTCTTGAGCAGCAGAATCAAACCGGCGGCGATCTTAGCGTTCAGGCGCTGGGCGATTTGATCAGCGTGCGCGGCTGGTCGTCAGAAACCACCGATGGCGACGTCAGCAACTGCAACGGCGTGGCCGAAGACAGTCCGATCTGGCCCTTTGTCACCAGCACCAACGATAACTGCCTCGGCAGCGATTGCCCGTTGTACAAAGATTGCTTCGTGGTCAAAGCGCGCAAAAAAGCCATGGATGCCGATGTGGTGGTGGTGAACCATCATCTGTTTCTCGCCGATCTGGTGGTGAAAGAGGGCGGCTTCGGCGAACTGATCCCAGAGGCCGATGTGATGATCTTCGATGAAGCGCATCAGCTGCCCGATATCGCCAGCCAGTATTTCGGTCAGCAGCTGTCGAGCCGCCAACTGCAGGACCTCGCCAAAGACATCATCATTGCCTATCGCACCGAAGTGCGGGATGTGCAGCAGCTGCAGAAATCTGCCGATCGCTTGGCGCAGTGCGCGCAGGATTTCCGACTGACGCTTGGCGAACCGGGCTTTCGCGGCAACCTGCGCGATCTGCTGAGCGACAACAACATCATGCGCATGTTTACCTTGCTGGATGATGCGCTCGAACTCTGTTACGACGTGATCAAACTGTCGCTCGGGCGTTCCGCGCTGCTGGACGCCGCCTTTGAGCGCGCGGCGCTGTATCGCACGCGCCTGAAACGTCTGCGCGCCATTGATGAGCCGGGCTTCAGCTATTGGTATGAGTGCAACAGCCGCCATTTCACACTGGCACTGACGCCGTTATCGGTGGCAGAACGTTTCCGGGAAGTGATGGATAACCGCAAAGCGGCGTGGATTTTCACGTCTGCCACGCTGGCAGTGAATGAGCAGATGAGCCATTTCTCCAGCCGTCTTGGCGTGGATAACGCCACTACCATGATTCTCGACAGCCCATTCGATTACACTCAGCAAGCGCTGCTGTGCGTGCCGCGCAATATGCCGGAACCCAATCATCCCGGCGGCGCGCGCCAGCTGGCGCGCATGATGAAGCCGCTGATTGATGCCAACAAAGGCCGCTGCTTCTTCCTTTGCACCTCGCACAAGATGATGCGCGAGTTAGCCATCGAGTTTCGTGCTTCGATGACCTTGCCGGTGCTGCTGCAGGGCGAGACCAGTAAAGGACAGCTGCTGAAGCAGTTCCTCGAAGCCGGTAACGCGCTGCTGGTCGCAACCAGCAGCTTCTGGGAAGGTGTCGACGTGCGCGGCGATGCGCTGTCGCTGGTGATCATCGACAAGCTGCCGTTTACTTCACCGGAAGATCCGCTGCTCAAAGCCCGCATGGAAGATTGTCGCCTGCGCGGCGGCGATCCCTTTAATGATGTGCAATTGCCCGATGCGGTGATCACCCTGAAACAGGGCGTGGGGCGTTTGATTCGTGACACGGAAGATCGCGGTGTGCTGGTGATTTGCGATCAGCGTCTGGTTTCACGTCCTTACGGCGGCCTGTTCCTCAACAGTTTGCCGCCCACGCCGCGCACCCGCGATATTGCACGCGCCATCGAATTTGTCCGTCAGCCTGCGGATCACTAA
- a CDS encoding RidA family protein, translated as MTITRIDPEHRMSEAVVHNQTVYYTSVPENLDEDAEAQTANALAVIDAILTRVGSDKSKILDATIFLVEKSDFPAMNRAWDAWVSPGNAPVRCTVQAGLMNPKYKVEIKIIAAL; from the coding sequence ATGACCATTACGCGTATTGATCCAGAGCACCGCATGTCGGAAGCCGTGGTGCATAACCAAACCGTCTATTACACCAGCGTACCGGAAAACCTGGATGAAGATGCGGAAGCGCAAACCGCCAATGCCTTGGCAGTGATTGACGCCATTCTGACGCGCGTGGGATCGGATAAGAGCAAGATCCTCGACGCCACCATTTTTCTGGTGGAGAAAAGCGATTTTCCGGCGATGAATCGCGCCTGGGATGCGTGGGTTTCGCCAGGCAATGCGCCGGTGCGTTGCACCGTGCAGGCCGGTTTGATGAACCCGAAGTATAAAGTCGAAATTAAAATCATCGCCGCGCTGTAA
- a CDS encoding YoaH family protein, whose translation MFTGLPALSHEQQQQAVERIQELMAGGMSSGQAIAQVAQEIRQTYKGEAIRAMFEDDEDEEDDNE comes from the coding sequence ATGTTTACAGGTCTTCCAGCGTTATCCCATGAGCAACAGCAGCAAGCGGTTGAACGCATCCAGGAATTGATGGCGGGCGGTATGTCGAGCGGACAGGCGATTGCGCAGGTGGCGCAGGAGATTCGTCAAACCTATAAAGGTGAAGCCATTCGGGCGATGTTCGAAGACGACGAGGATGAAGAAGACGACAACGAATAA
- the pabB gene encoding aminodeoxychorismate synthase component 1, with protein sequence MMVKSLVLKYTPETLLHLFAPLAHQCWAMLLTSGQADHADNRFDILTADPRTTLTTRGASTEIACGNEVIHSAADPLLLVQQQCDALGVTPAFDADLPFQGGALGLFGYDLGRRFETLPEHAQQDLITPDMAVGIYDWALIADHHLQKLTLVSLTDAEQRWQWLQAQTAPPAEPFSLTSEWQSNLSFDAYAQRFNAVQAYIQAGDCYQVNLAQRFQAGYRGDEWQAFLRLTQANRAPFSAFLRLPNSALLSLSPERFLALQQQEIETRPIKGTLPRLADVEADRLQAEKLANSEKDRAENLMIVDLLRNDIGRVAVPGSVSVPELFVVEPFPAVHHLVSTVRARLPETLSATDLLRACFPGGSITGAPKIRAMEIIEELEPHRRNAWCGSIGYISLCGRMDTSITIRTLIAENQQLYCAAGGGLVADSDLNAEYQETFHKVNRILPSLRDET encoded by the coding sequence ATGATGGTAAAAAGCCTCGTTCTGAAGTATACGCCCGAAACGCTGTTACACCTTTTTGCTCCGCTGGCCCACCAATGCTGGGCGATGTTGCTGACCTCCGGCCAGGCCGACCACGCGGATAACCGCTTTGATATCCTCACCGCCGATCCGCGCACGACGCTGACCACACGCGGTGCCAGCACCGAAATTGCCTGCGGTAATGAGGTCATTCATTCCGCCGCCGATCCGTTGCTGCTGGTACAACAGCAATGTGACGCGCTGGGTGTGACGCCTGCTTTTGATGCCGATTTACCCTTTCAGGGCGGTGCATTGGGTCTGTTTGGTTACGATTTGGGACGGCGCTTTGAAACTCTTCCAGAGCACGCGCAGCAGGATCTCATCACGCCGGATATGGCGGTGGGCATTTATGACTGGGCGCTGATCGCCGATCACCATCTGCAAAAATTGACGCTGGTTTCGCTCACCGATGCCGAGCAGCGTTGGCAATGGCTGCAAGCACAAACCGCGCCGCCAGCCGAGCCCTTCTCCTTAACCAGCGAGTGGCAATCGAATCTCAGTTTTGACGCCTATGCGCAGCGGTTCAACGCGGTGCAAGCCTATATTCAAGCCGGTGACTGCTATCAGGTGAATCTGGCGCAGCGTTTTCAGGCGGGCTATCGCGGCGATGAGTGGCAGGCATTTTTGCGTCTCACGCAGGCGAATCGCGCACCGTTCAGCGCCTTCCTGCGTTTGCCAAACAGCGCGCTGCTGAGTTTATCGCCGGAGCGCTTCCTCGCTTTACAGCAGCAAGAGATTGAAACGCGTCCGATCAAAGGCACCTTGCCACGTCTGGCGGATGTCGAGGCCGATCGTTTGCAGGCAGAGAAACTTGCTAACTCAGAGAAAGATCGCGCTGAGAATCTGATGATTGTCGATCTGCTGCGCAATGATATTGGCCGCGTCGCCGTGCCCGGCAGCGTCAGCGTGCCGGAACTGTTCGTGGTCGAGCCTTTCCCGGCGGTGCATCATCTGGTCAGCACTGTACGTGCACGTTTACCTGAGACGCTGAGCGCAACCGATTTGCTGCGTGCTTGCTTCCCCGGTGGTTCCATCACCGGCGCACCGAAGATCCGCGCGATGGAGATCATCGAAGAGTTAGAGCCGCATCGCCGCAATGCGTGGTGTGGCAGCATCGGCTACATCAGCCTGTGTGGCCGCATGGATACCAGCATTACCATTCGCACCCTGATTGCGGAGAACCAGCAGCTTTATTGCGCTGCCGGTGGCGGATTAGTGGCGGATAGCGACCTGAACGCCGAATATCAGGAAACCTTTCACAAGGTGAATCGTATTCTGCCCAGCCTGCGCGATGAGACCTGA
- a CDS encoding CoA pyrophosphatase: MSLTLEQFLSRFVLQPPLHVPKSAISGRRAAVLVPVIAGAEPGLLLTRRSSHLRKHAGQVAFPGGMQDATDASLIHTALREAQEEVGIQPEQVQIIGVLPPVTSSTGFAVTPVVGIIPADLALQLNPDEVESAFAMPLAEALRLSRYSDLTLRRGHRQHQVWLSWYEDYFIWGMTAGIIRALGQQIALP, translated from the coding sequence ATGAGTTTAACCCTTGAGCAGTTCCTCAGCCGCTTTGTCCTGCAACCGCCTTTGCACGTGCCAAAAAGCGCTATCAGCGGACGCCGTGCGGCGGTACTGGTACCGGTGATCGCCGGCGCAGAACCTGGCTTGCTGCTCACGCGCCGCTCATCGCATCTGCGTAAACACGCGGGACAAGTGGCATTTCCCGGCGGCATGCAGGATGCCACTGACGCGTCATTGATCCACACCGCGCTGCGTGAAGCACAGGAAGAAGTGGGAATTCAACCGGAGCAGGTGCAGATTATTGGCGTTCTGCCGCCGGTAACCAGCAGCACCGGTTTCGCCGTGACGCCGGTAGTGGGCATTATTCCAGCTGATTTGGCTTTGCAGCTTAATCCGGACGAAGTGGAAAGCGCCTTTGCCATGCCGCTGGCGGAAGCGCTGCGCTTGAGCCGTTACAGCGATCTCACCTTGCGGCGCGGTCATCGCCAACATCAGGTTTGGTTATCCTGGTATGAGGATTACTTTATCTGGGGCATGACCGCCGGGATTATTCGTGCGCTCGGTCAACAAATCGCCCTGCCGTAG